taataatataacaaatcaggttctaatgttgcAGGTGCAGGagcaggtgtgttttgcatgctgttcctgaacgcaccataTGACTGATGAcaagagtgagagaggtgcggtagaagttttaactttcttttttcatgttgttgttgccaTTGGCTTCGACAGACAGTAGCCGTGCTGTTGCACAATTTCTGAAAtacatgattaaaaacctgacgaagctggcgatttctttgctgatgttacattaataataattttaacttaacttattgtcgagccagttcactgacttgcacaccacactcatatttttccattgtaagtgtcaccttttttaccacctgcactaaccttcttgggacccatgttgatttctctcataagAAATCAGCCGCGGGTCCATCTAGCGGGAAAAATATTAAATTGCGAcgctcgtcgtatttcgagcatgtcgtcatacgttgagacaaatgacaagtgaaattttacgttggatgtcgaaaggattgtaTGCCAATGCGAtcatatgtcaaggtaccactgtatatatggagAGAGAGATATATCTGAGCCAATATTCAAAggaagaaccagaaaattcataGCCTGTTCaagtttatttaaaactgtgcagaatggaaaaaaacaagctatAAAATTGACTAAACtccaaacagaagcttaacaagcttaacaaaaaaaaacaaaaaaacaacaacaacgacTTTACAAGcgtgtgcagcacccatcttCGGGGGGCGCTTCTCTTACTGTTGAGTTTTACTGACCAATATCTtgctcacctgcctaatcttgcttgtactcatgttgctgcctctagtgctcaattatGGTACAGTTGCGAGGGGCTTATTGATTGCGCCGGAGGGATGAaagcaaaactattatttcgcaatgagcaaaaaaaaacaaacaaaccaaagtAACATGTCACCCAGGGGCCAATTTGAGAAGTAGTCGAGTAAAAAGTATAGATATGTGCtacaaaatgtagtgaagtaaaagtaaaaagtattacttcatatttgtactcaagcaaagtacagatacacaaaaaaaaaaaaaaaaaaaaaaactaagtacAGTAATGAGGTACTTTTACGTCATTACATTCAACCATTGAGAGGCAGTTTAGACATTTGGTAATTTAGTTGgacagctaaaattgacagatcCGAGCCGACTTTAATCACCACCAATACAGGGAGGCTCTTCTCATACCCTTCATATGTGGTGCACTCAGTCTCACATGCGGACTTGACACAACTGTGTACAAGAAGACAATTTTACTGGCATCTTAAATCAAAATCAGCTGAACTTACTGCCAGATAATCCATAGACATGCCCTTTGGTGTGGATGTGCCTTTGTCATCCCATATCTGCTGTAATTTCACTGTTTGTTTGTCCTTAGGTTACTGGTGGGAGCCCCAAAATCGAAACATTCGTACCTGGCGAACATTACTGGTGCACTCTATCAATGTGATCTTAGTATGTCTTCCGAGCACTGTCAGCCCATTGACTTAAACcacgaaggttggattttttttttttttttttaaatatatattttttaaatatatatttagacgGCAGTTAGGTGGAAAGACAACATTTTGACAAATGTTTTAAATTACAGAATTCCTTGAGAGCAACAGTATGAATGGCCAGTGGATGGGAGTGAGAGTGACGAGTCAAGGTCCTGGTAAAAATGTCATGGTAAAAACATTCTAACGCCTAGATCAATTGTTTGAAGGAGCAGTGCATTATTTAATACAGGAACTTCACTGACATAAACACACCTGAAGTTTCTTAGTAATATCGACACGCATCTAGTATGGTACTTCTGATTTTGCGTTTATATTCAGAAGAAGCTATGTATACAATGGTTGTTTCTACATTTTGACACCAGCGAACACCATGTTTTAGTGGGGTAGATAGCCCTTCCACTAGGCGCGAGCTGAATTGGTAAATAGGGAAGAATAGTTTATTATGCTAAAGATGGCCATTCAAATTCAACATCTTTCAAAAACCAATGTTGTTTGATCTTTCCCTTCCAGACGTGTGCCCATCGGTATCAGCAGTGGAACCAGCATTCGCCTCGACTGTTAACAGGCCAGTGCTATATATTAGGGGACGGCCTGCAGGTTGGGAAAGACGAGAGGAAGTGGAGGAGGGTGGTTTGTGATGACGAACACCTGAACAGACGTCAGAAAGATCAGGAGTGGTTTGCGTACTGTCAGCAGGGTCATGGCGCATCTTTTGCTAAGGACAACAGATCTTTGGTCTTTGGAGCACCGGGTGCTTATCAGTGGAAAGGTCAACTAATGCTACATTATTTGTTTGGAGTGGAGCATTGATTTACAACTTAAAAACAGTAATTAGTTGGGGCAACTCTGTAAGTACTCTGCAATTCTATCAAAAGGAATTGTGCGGCTGGAGCTTCTGGACAATCCAGACGTTTATGGTGAGCTTCCTCGTGAGACTGGAAATATTGACCTGTTCAACTCCAAACTCATTCCTCTCCAAAGTAACAGCTACTTGGGTTAGTTTGTGTCTTGATGATCCAGAGAAAGGCTTtaattgatatatttttaaattactgtgTTCACAGTTGTGTGTTTATTCCAGGATTTTCCATTGACTCTGGTATGACTTTGCTCAAGGGAGGTGATCTTACCATTGTATCAGGAGCACCCAGAGGCGGATACAGTGGTCAGGTAGCCTTTCTAAAGGCAGACCCATTGGCAAAAAGAAATTTGTCTGTAGAGTTGGTCCTGTCTGGTCCAGGTTTGGCTTCCTCCTTCGGATACGACATTGCCGTGGTGGATCTTAACAATGATGGGTTTGTTTTCATGCTAGATTTTTCCATATTCTTAACCAGAAAGAGTTTTTATCCGACACCGCAATCCACAATATTTACAATGGACCAAACAATCACTTTAGTAAAGGTATCATCGTACTTTATTTCAAGTGAGAGCTTTGAACTACTTTCTCCAGGTGGGAGGACCTCGCTGTGGGAGCACCTGAATTCTTTCTTAAAGATGATTTTATTGGAGGAGCGGTCTACATCTACATCAACAACAAAGGGGAAAATTGGCAGAATATTAATCCCATTCAACTTACTGGACGCAAAGATTCCATGTTTGGACTTGCAGTGGAAAATATTGGCGATGTCAATCAAGATGGATATGGAGGTGTTGGCTTTTATAATAGGTCAAAAACATACTGGTTTTTAATACCATTTTTTTCCACTGGTGGGgagaaaatgtacaaaaaattaaGATTCATCATAATCTTTCAGACACACTCTTTTACTGTCTTGGAAGAGAGAGCAGATGCTTAAATCATTGTGTTGTATGTACCAGGCTTTTAATTCTGACAAAGATTGTGTTATTAACTGCTTTTCTCATATTTTAAattgtaacaaaaaaatcataatgaCAGACATTGCTGTGGGGGCACCATATGACAGTTCTGGTCGGGTATACATCTACTGCGGATCAGCAAGTGGTATCAACAAAAAAGTGGCACAGGTGAGTttcaaacttatttttttaaacaattcctGAATTatgatttagaatttttttctaAGTATATAAGTGCAACATATTGATGACTACTCACAGGTCCTCTCGCCAGGACCCCAAAAAATCACCTTGTTTGGATATTCTTTGTCGGGTGACTTGGATATTGATGGTAACCATTACCCTGATTTGGCAGTTGGATCACTCTCGGATGCAGTCTTTGTTTACAGGTGACACAATTTGGTGTTTTCCAAAACAATTCTTTGATTTTCTGCAATGTGTTGTGCCATAAATTGAGGTAGAAGCTAACTTCATGCAACAGAAAACAACACAACAGCTATTTTCTAACATTTGTGTGTTCCAGAGCTCGGCCCGTGGTCAGTGTCAGCAGCACTCTAACAATAACGCCAAATGAAATAGATGTCACTAAGCAAAAGTGCAATCAGCGCAAATGGTAAAAccatacaaaaacaaaattctACTCCTGTTGTCGGACCTCTTTGTTGAGTGACATAATTTTATACACATCAGTTATTTCGCAGTACAGGCATGTTTTACCTACTCTGCACAACCGACATCATTTAACCCCAAACTGAGTGAGTTTCCTCttggaacatttttgattgACACAACACTGTTCTTTCTTATAGCTTGTGTTCACATGAAAACATGTACACTGTAGTTAAtagaaaacaataataaagtgCAGGGATAAGTTTTTTGTTCGACTGTTCCTCCGCAGCAATCAGCTTCTCATTTGAGGCTGATACAACGAGGCGGAAATCCAGGCTTGCCCCTCGAGTGGACTTTTTGGGCTCGTATCATGGGACACTGGAGCTGCCTGGCCAGGGCAAAATTGTTTGTGCTAACACAAATCTGCGACTTCTGGTAATCATGTTCTACTATAGAAGTCTCTTtttgttgttatcattttgccATCACTTCGATGTTTAAATCACCTTAGATCAGGGTTTATTTTCCAAAGAGAACTGTGGCCATCTGAACTGAGTTGAAGTGTTCAGCTGAACATAACTagtatcattttgcattgtaatTATGGATTCCAGTCCTGTAATCATTGCGCAAAacttttctttcagcaggacactACAGACAGGTTGCACAGTATCCCTATCTCTGTTACCTGGTCTTTGCCTAGCTCCAGTCCAACAACGAGGACTAACATTGGACTGCCTGTTGTCACCCCTGTGCTGGACCGCTTTCGGGAAAAAAGCACCGTCTCAGAGGTACAGACATCTTTGTGGGAAATGCGAACCGTGTTTCACAGTCCCAAAAAGACATTTTGCCATTCGGTTGTCCAAGATAACCTTCATCAACAAGGGCTGCGGCAGTGACAATGTTTGCCACAGTAAACTGGAGCTGCAGTACAAGTTCTGTGCCAGGAAAACACAAAACCATCAAGATGTTTTCCAATCACTGGTCAGGTGAGGAGACAATGGTCATAACTCCGCAACCACAAGGAGTACCTTAAGAATAATTTCTAAGTTGTCCTTCATTTAGAGAGGACGGTGTTGCAGTCATCACTCCCTCCGGTGAGGAAGTGGCTTTGGAGATCACTGTCACCAATGAAGACGGGGAAGATGCGCACCAGAGTCACTTGATCATCAAGCTTCCAGATCATCTCCGCTACTCCTCAGTGGTCTACGCCTCAATGTCGGTCAGTAAACTGAACGTTCTAGGAAATGCTTAATCACAGGGctaagcaattatacatatttacagtatgtattgTTGTAAAACACGATATTCTGTGAGCATTGAGGCAAAATCAACTGTCGGGCAATCTGCTATTTGTGCAAACAGTTGTCAAAAACTGCACATTGTGCGATAGATCAGCCGTTAGCAGCAACATTCTTCAGTGTGCGGCAGCCCTAACGTATGAGGCCCCGCCCACAGCCCTTGTGACCAAAAGATAGCAAGCACTCTTGACCCATGTTTAACAATCAATTCTCTATTGGAACTGAGAGGCTTTAAATTTGAAGTTAGGAATTAATATCTATAGGTGTTTTGAAGCTTTATGCTTCACTTTTGTAGGTAATATTAATCTTCCATAAGGTTAGCATCAGATatctttttctataaattagctGAGATTTGCTTCTGTCCTTTAGTTATCAACATTAATGAAGATGATTAAAGAAGCCATAAAGGCCATGACTTTGGCTGTGTTTTACAGATGAGCTTCTATGTTTGCATTACAAGATGAATGATGGAGGGGGAGAAGTAAGAGTACCTTTAGTGTGCTTATGAGTCATGACTGTTTATGATGCAACAAGCATTTCCTGACTGGCCATAGGTCCCAAAGTGACAGCGTGGTTTGACTGCCACATCAAATACAAGATGTTGTTTTCAGTGAcacgcggtgaggttcatgacgAGTGAGGCACTGACTTTTTGTCAGATTTACAAACACAAATTAAAGAAATATAATTCCAATATAATTTATATCAAACTAAAATAAATTCTTAACATCCcaatatccattttgtgtcACGACACTGCCACTTGTTGAAAACTGAAGACAGGGAAATCAGAAAAGGCGGTTTCTCGTAGGACATCCACACAGTCCGTTTTTTTGCGTGTACCACTTGAAAAGAGCGAGtaccttttttttctccccatcaGTTTGAAGCACACAATCGCAGCTCCGGTGTTGGTGTTCTTTTAATAATAACCTCTTGCTTTGATTGAAAATCCCGATATGTGAATATTTTCAAATTGGAAATACAATCGTCCATTTTGAACGACTGAAGATTTATTACAAACAAAGAACGATGAAGACAGCACATTAGTTCACAGGCTCATAGTCAACCTATGATAGGCGCCCTCTGCCATGTGTCAGGCGTATTTTTTGCCTCACA
This Corythoichthys intestinalis isolate RoL2023-P3 chromosome 11, ASM3026506v1, whole genome shotgun sequence DNA region includes the following protein-coding sequences:
- the LOC130923794 gene encoding integrin alpha-6-like, producing MSSEHCQPIDLNHEEFLESNSMNGQWMGVRVTSQGPGKNVMTCAHRYQQWNQHSPRLLTGQCYILGDGLQVGKDERKWRRVVCDDEHLNRRQKDQEWFAYCQQGHGASFAKDNRSLVFGAPGAYQWKGIVRLELLDNPDVYGELPRETGNIDLFNSKLIPLQSNSYLGFSIDSGMTLLKGGDLTIVSGAPRGGYSGQVAFLKADPLAKRNLSVELVLSGPGLASSFGYDIAVVDLNNDGWEDLAVGAPEFFLKDDFIGGAVYIYINNKGENWQNINPIQLTGRKDSMFGLAVENIGDVNQDGYGDIAVGAPYDSSGRVYIYCGSASGINKKVAQVLSPGPQKITLFGYSLSGDLDIDGNHYPDLAVGSLSDAVFVYRARPVVSVSSTLTITPNEIDVTKQKCNQRKCYFAVQACFTYSAQPTSFNPKLTISFSFEADTTRRKSRLAPRVDFLGSYHGTLELPGQGKIVCANTNLRLLQDTTDRLHSIPISVTWSLPSSSPTTRTNIGLPVVTPVLDRFREKSTVSEITFINKGCGSDNVCHSKLELQYKFCARKTQNHQDVFQSLVREDGVAVITPSGEEVALEITVTNEDGEDAHQSHLIIKLPDHLRYSSVVYASMSVIDSHVTCSGNDKGTVIDCELGNPLQRDSQVKFYVMLTTSGISLSTKSVNVTLQLQTTSVQTLEPVEATARVVFELGLQLYGLARPSQVSFSRSLTGKRAVKTLDDIGTSIQFEFKITNQGRSLKSFANASLDIHWPKENSDGNWLLYLSQVTSAGVHLVSCSPIDQINPLKLKAWPGGFRERREAEYEGQYDAFSTAGFFLQSKRKYKTLTCSDGLECAELHCPLVGLDNTAMIVLHASLWNSTLTEIEDYKSLNYLDIVVDAAVTLTNSPENIGLKEKTPSTKVKVTIFLEREDKYLTKVAWWIIVLTVAAGLLLLALLCFFLWKRGCIRCTCNDKSSHLKMRKA